One genomic segment of Paenibacillus sp. FSL H8-0332 includes these proteins:
- the rpmA gene encoding 50S ribosomal protein L27 has protein sequence MLKLDLQLFASKKGVGSTRNGRDSHSKRLGVKRADGQAVTGGNILVRQRGTKIHPGTNVGIGKDDTLFALVDGVVKFERWGRDRKKVSVYPVDVAPVAAALEA, from the coding sequence ATGTTGAAATTGGATCTTCAATTATTCGCATCGAAAAAAGGTGTAGGTTCCACAAGAAACGGACGTGATTCCCACTCCAAACGTCTTGGCGTGAAACGTGCTGACGGTCAAGCAGTAACCGGCGGCAACATCTTGGTTCGTCAACGCGGAACCAAAATCCACCCGGGCACGAACGTGGGCATTGGTAAAGATGACACACTGTTCGCACTTGTGGACGGCGTAGTGAAGTTCGAACGTTGGGGACGCGACCGCAAAAAAGTGAGCGTGTATCCGGTGGATGTCGCTCCGGTAGCAGCGGCACTGGAAGCGTAA
- a CDS encoding ribosomal-processing cysteine protease Prp, translating to MINVRITRASAQGVIVGFAVKGHAEYARNGKDIVCAGVSTVTVGTVNAIESLTGVVLDTSMKDGFLSGTLVPVNDPEVSAKVQLLLESMVLMLKDIAKSYRKFVQIQEVII from the coding sequence ATGATTAACGTACGGATTACACGGGCTTCTGCTCAGGGTGTCATTGTCGGTTTTGCCGTCAAGGGGCATGCGGAATACGCTAGGAATGGGAAAGACATCGTCTGCGCGGGTGTTTCGACGGTTACCGTTGGAACTGTGAATGCGATTGAGAGCCTGACCGGTGTCGTTCTGGATACTTCGATGAAGGATGGATTCTTAAGCGGAACCCTGGTTCCCGTGAATGATCCCGAAGTCTCCGCCAAGGTACAGCTTTTGCTGGAATCCATGGTGCTAATGCTCAAGGATATCGCTAAATCTTACAGAAAATTTGTTCAGATACAGGAAGTCATTATTTGA
- the rplU gene encoding 50S ribosomal protein L21, with product MYAIIETGGKQYKVQEGDVLFIEKLEAEDGASVTFDRVLAVSNEGGLTAGTPLVSGASVTAKVEKHGKGHKVVVYKYKPKKNYHKKQGHRQPYTKVTIEKIQA from the coding sequence ATGTATGCAATTATCGAAACTGGTGGTAAACAATACAAAGTCCAAGAGGGCGATGTTTTGTTCATTGAGAAGCTGGAAGCTGAAGACGGCGCAAGCGTAACGTTTGACCGTGTCTTGGCTGTTTCTAACGAAGGTGGTTTGACTGCAGGAACTCCGCTGGTAAGCGGCGCGTCTGTAACAGCCAAAGTCGAGAAGCATGGTAAGGGTCATAAGGTTGTAGTTTACAAATACAAACCTAAGAAGAACTACCACAAGAAACAAGGCCATCGTCAACCGTACACCAAAGTAACTATCGAGAAGATTCAGGCGTAA
- a CDS encoding Rne/Rng family ribonuclease — translation MKQMIVHCTQHITRMALLENGRLVEYAAERDQQQGLVGSYYKGRVMNVLPGMQAAFVDIGQKKNAFLYVDDVLHPHLDKQPEVKPSIETLLQPGQEIVVQVRKEPRGGKGARVTTHYTLPGRWMVYMPFAEYVGVSKKISRESERSRLKGIGERLRQGEEGLIMRTVSEDEPVDAVEGDLAFLRAQWEVITRRSKEVTAPALLHCDLSIVQRFIRDAFNPQRDELMIDSAKSVKEAEAFLTDMAPEGYKPVGFYRGQESIFSAYGVMDQLHKSFARKIVLEGGATLIWDETEALTVIDVNTAQYTGGTNLEDTVTRTNLLAAEEIGRLVRLRDTGGIIIVDFIDMEREEHRRQVTDKLESIISRDRTKTHILGWTHLGLLEMTRKKARHDSAGFAPVICQCCGGTGKVGTWLE, via the coding sequence ATGAAACAAATGATCGTTCACTGTACACAGCATATTACCCGCATGGCACTTCTGGAGAACGGGAGGCTGGTAGAATATGCGGCTGAACGCGATCAGCAGCAAGGCCTGGTCGGGAGTTATTATAAAGGTCGGGTTATGAATGTGCTGCCGGGTATGCAGGCGGCTTTTGTAGATATCGGACAGAAAAAGAATGCGTTCCTATATGTTGATGATGTGCTGCATCCCCATCTCGACAAGCAGCCGGAGGTAAAGCCTTCAATTGAGACGCTGCTGCAGCCCGGCCAGGAGATTGTCGTCCAGGTGAGAAAAGAACCGCGGGGCGGCAAGGGTGCGCGGGTAACCACGCATTATACACTGCCCGGACGCTGGATGGTGTACATGCCCTTTGCCGAATATGTCGGGGTCTCCAAAAAAATAAGCCGCGAATCCGAGCGCAGTCGGCTCAAAGGCATCGGCGAGCGGCTGCGCCAAGGGGAGGAAGGGCTCATTATGCGCACGGTCTCCGAGGACGAGCCGGTGGATGCCGTGGAAGGGGATCTGGCTTTTCTGCGGGCACAATGGGAAGTGATTACCCGGCGTTCCAAGGAAGTGACGGCACCGGCCCTGCTGCACTGTGATCTGAGCATCGTCCAGCGGTTCATCCGGGATGCCTTCAATCCGCAGCGCGATGAGCTGATGATTGATTCGGCCAAGTCGGTGAAGGAGGCGGAAGCCTTCCTTACAGATATGGCTCCTGAAGGGTACAAGCCTGTGGGATTCTACCGGGGACAGGAGTCCATTTTCTCCGCTTACGGGGTGATGGATCAGCTTCACAAGAGCTTTGCCCGCAAAATCGTCCTCGAAGGCGGGGCTACACTCATCTGGGATGAGACAGAGGCCTTGACCGTCATTGACGTCAATACAGCCCAGTACACCGGCGGGACGAACCTTGAGGATACGGTAACACGGACCAATCTGCTCGCTGCAGAGGAGATCGGGCGGCTTGTCCGGCTCCGGGATACGGGCGGCATTATTATTGTTGATTTCATTGATATGGAACGGGAAGAGCACCGCAGGCAGGTGACGGACAAGCTGGAGAGCATCATCAGCCGGGACCGGACCAAGACCCATATTCTCGGCTGGACCCATCTCGGTCTGCTGGAGATGACCCGTAAGAAGGCCAGACATGATTCCGCCGGATTTGCCCCGGTGATCTGCCAGTGCTGCGGCGGTACAGGCAAGGTTGGAACATGGCTGGAGTAG
- a CDS encoding site-2 protease family protein, with protein sequence MIRVYGIELSLHPLFVLILMVSVLTGQFLELLTLFLIVFIHELGHVCAALLVGVNVRSVQLLPFGGVAVIEDHGRLTAVREIGIALAGPLQNGIMILMALALKQVEYGNIAYLDYFIGANAMIALFNLLPVLPLDGGKVLQAALSMLLPYYYTLLWTGRVSIAASLLVIMSALLPLGSGGGLQLNLLMIGAFLLYSNWTDQRNLPYRFVGFLMNRERIYERYLLAENIARPIVAASAKPLDEILRLFKRNHYHYIYVMNNDRDIVAVMPEQRLIASYFGK encoded by the coding sequence TTGATTAGGGTCTACGGCATTGAATTGTCACTGCATCCGCTCTTCGTGCTGATTCTCATGGTTTCCGTGCTTACCGGACAGTTCCTGGAGCTGCTCACATTGTTCCTGATCGTATTTATTCATGAGCTTGGACATGTGTGCGCGGCGCTGCTGGTCGGAGTTAACGTCAGATCGGTCCAACTGCTGCCCTTCGGCGGCGTTGCGGTTATAGAGGATCATGGGCGGCTTACGGCTGTCCGTGAGATCGGAATTGCCCTGGCTGGTCCGCTGCAGAACGGAATTATGATTCTGATGGCGCTGGCGCTTAAGCAGGTGGAGTATGGAAATATCGCCTATCTGGATTATTTTATCGGAGCCAATGCGATGATCGCTCTGTTCAATCTGCTGCCGGTGCTTCCGCTGGACGGAGGCAAAGTCCTTCAGGCAGCCCTGAGTATGCTGCTCCCCTATTATTACACGCTGCTGTGGACCGGCAGAGTCAGCATTGCGGCTAGCCTGCTTGTGATAATGTCCGCACTTCTTCCGCTGGGGAGCGGGGGCGGCCTCCAGCTTAACCTGCTGATGATCGGAGCGTTTCTGCTCTATTCCAACTGGACGGACCAGCGCAATTTGCCGTACCGGTTTGTTGGTTTTTTGATGAACCGTGAGCGGATCTATGAGCGTTATCTGCTGGCGGAGAACATTGCCCGTCCAATAGTTGCCGCTTCCGCGAAACCTTTGGATGAGATATTGCGTCTATTTAAACGTAACCATTATCATTATATCTATGTGATGAACAACGATAGGGATATCGTAGCCGTTATGCCGGAGCAGCGTCTGATTGCTTCTTATTTCGGAAAGTAA
- a CDS encoding M23 family metallopeptidase, giving the protein MEYPRESKNLRKKRIQSLLEEKPAAGAAPERFRLPDSPPSFREWGAGDRNEFASSPEPDPETMWKQQRGHWEDEGGKGPGQGFRAGLLRRTVASLLVFGAVWGIFAVQQPWAVKAQYFITDILSKDMDFAAAQVWYEEHFNGAPSFIPIFGDEQVPAEKVTAAHELSAPLAGSIVRPFATSLNGIEIVPADDSSASVTVKSVDTGRVLAVSKEARGGIRITVRHTGEITAEYGHLSGTRLAVDDWVQSGDEIGWIQGTEDARVPLLFFAIMKDKSYIDPAEVVSFD; this is encoded by the coding sequence ATGGAATACCCGAGAGAGTCCAAGAACCTACGTAAGAAACGTATACAGAGTCTGCTGGAGGAAAAGCCGGCAGCCGGAGCAGCACCAGAGCGGTTCCGGTTGCCTGACAGTCCTCCCTCCTTCAGAGAATGGGGGGCAGGTGACAGGAATGAATTTGCCTCTTCCCCTGAGCCCGATCCCGAAACGATGTGGAAGCAGCAGCGGGGTCACTGGGAGGATGAAGGCGGTAAGGGACCGGGACAGGGCTTCCGTGCGGGTCTGCTGCGGCGGACCGTGGCCAGTCTGCTGGTCTTCGGCGCGGTCTGGGGCATCTTTGCAGTCCAGCAGCCATGGGCAGTGAAGGCGCAGTACTTTATTACAGACATCCTCAGCAAGGATATGGATTTTGCAGCGGCGCAGGTGTGGTACGAGGAACATTTTAATGGAGCCCCGTCCTTCATTCCGATTTTCGGAGATGAACAGGTGCCGGCAGAGAAGGTGACAGCCGCTCATGAGCTTAGCGCTCCGCTTGCGGGAAGCATTGTACGTCCCTTTGCTACTTCGCTTAATGGCATTGAAATTGTACCGGCAGACGATTCAAGTGCCAGCGTCACGGTGAAAAGTGTAGATACGGGCCGGGTGCTGGCCGTTTCGAAGGAAGCCCGGGGGGGCATCCGTATTACAGTCCGCCATACCGGGGAGATCACGGCAGAATACGGTCATTTGAGCGGGACACGGCTCGCGGTGGATGACTGGGTACAGAGCGGAGACGAAATAGGCTGGATTCAGGGGACGGAGGATGCCCGGGTCCCGTTGCTTTTTTTTGCGATTATGAAAGACAAGTCTTATATTGATCCCGCCGAAGTGGTATCGTTTGATTAG
- the minD gene encoding septum site-determining protein MinD, whose amino-acid sequence MGEAIVVTSGKGGVGKTTTTANIGTALALQGKKVCLVDTDIGLRNLDVVMGLENRIIYDLVDVAEGRCRLNQALVKDKRFDELYMLPAAQTKDKTAVTPEQVKDIILELKKEYEYILIDCPAGIEHGFRNAIAGADKAIVVTTPEHAAVRDADRVIGLLEQSHVESPKLVVNRIRQGLVKSGDMLDIEDILQVLNIDLIGIVPDDEQVIRAANNGEPTVMNPDSLAAIAYRNIARRILGDAVPLMQLDQKTGAFKKLKKFFGMG is encoded by the coding sequence ATGGGAGAAGCGATTGTCGTAACCTCAGGCAAAGGCGGAGTTGGCAAGACAACCACAACAGCCAACATTGGGACCGCACTTGCCCTGCAGGGCAAAAAAGTATGTCTGGTGGATACGGACATTGGACTGCGGAATCTGGATGTTGTCATGGGGCTGGAAAACCGGATCATTTATGATCTTGTCGATGTAGCGGAGGGCCGTTGCCGTCTGAATCAGGCGCTGGTCAAGGACAAGCGCTTCGATGAGCTGTACATGCTGCCCGCAGCCCAGACCAAGGATAAGACCGCAGTTACACCGGAGCAGGTCAAGGACATCATTCTTGAACTTAAGAAGGAATATGAGTATATTCTGATCGATTGTCCGGCAGGTATCGAGCATGGCTTCCGCAATGCGATTGCCGGTGCCGATAAAGCGATTGTGGTCACTACTCCAGAGCATGCTGCAGTACGGGATGCAGACCGGGTTATCGGTCTCTTGGAGCAGTCGCATGTGGAATCTCCGAAGCTGGTGGTTAACCGTATCCGTCAGGGCTTGGTGAAATCCGGGGATATGCTCGATATTGAGGATATTCTACAGGTGCTTAATATTGATCTGATCGGAATTGTGCCAGATGATGAGCAGGTCATCCGGGCGGCGAACAACGGAGAGCCTACCGTAATGAACCCGGACTCCTTGGCAGCGATTGCTTACCGTAATATTGCCCGGCGTATTCTTGGCGACGCGGTGCCGCTGATGCAGCTTGACCAGAAGACGGGCGCCTTCAAGAAGCTCAAGAAATTTTTTGGAATGGGCTGA
- the minC gene encoding septum site-determining protein MinC, producing the protein MTVKSKHVRIKGIKDGLVFLLDDKCPFEDLLSELRYKLEHSHQNILTGPIVHVDIKLGNRAVTEEDKEAVLDILKSQGNLLIRSVEAIEDPEEKDTEALFMMSGMLRSGQMLHHEGNLLFLGDVNPGGTITCSGDIYILGALKGMAHAGINGNQEAIIAASLLAPTQLRIAEIISRPPDEWGTRESSMEFAYLSGGAMQIDKIHNIVKLRQDLNVFKGV; encoded by the coding sequence ATGACAGTTAAATCCAAGCATGTAAGGATTAAGGGCATCAAGGATGGCCTGGTATTCCTGTTAGACGACAAGTGTCCCTTTGAAGATCTCTTAAGCGAGCTTCGCTACAAGCTGGAGCACAGCCATCAAAATATTCTGACCGGACCGATTGTGCATGTGGATATTAAGCTGGGCAACCGTGCTGTTACTGAAGAAGATAAAGAGGCGGTATTGGATATCCTCAAGAGCCAGGGGAATCTGCTGATCCGTTCGGTTGAAGCGATTGAAGATCCTGAAGAGAAGGATACGGAAGCCTTGTTCATGATGAGCGGAATGCTCCGCTCGGGGCAGATGCTGCATCATGAGGGTAATCTGCTGTTCCTCGGCGATGTGAATCCGGGAGGCACCATTACCTGTTCAGGAGATATCTATATTCTTGGAGCGCTCAAAGGGATGGCACACGCCGGAATCAACGGTAACCAGGAGGCTATTATTGCAGCTTCCCTCCTCGCGCCTACCCAGCTCCGGATTGCTGAGATTATCAGCAGGCCGCCGGATGAATGGGGAACCCGGGAGAGCAGTATGGAATTTGCCTATTTATCAGGCGGTGCTATGCAAATCGACAAAATTCATAATATAGTGAAGTTACGTCAGGATTTAAATGTCTTTAAAGGGGTGTAG
- the mreD gene encoding rod shape-determining protein MreD translates to MRMRRPVLVLLLFLLFIVEGTVLPWLIPDAWAMRIVPDLVFIVILFVTVYHHRHTALILGLSFGMLHDVVFYGRILGAHSFAMGLSAYLIGLIFQIPRAPLPLMMTAVLLGSLLKDSILFAIYNVFNLSQEPYNWALLHHMLPTMLIHFAAGLLLYIPLRRQLELLKKETLDEEAA, encoded by the coding sequence GTGAGGATGCGCAGACCTGTCCTGGTACTTTTGTTATTCTTATTATTTATTGTGGAAGGCACAGTGCTTCCCTGGCTGATTCCTGATGCCTGGGCGATGCGGATTGTTCCTGATCTCGTCTTCATCGTGATTCTGTTCGTAACGGTATACCATCACCGGCATACGGCACTTATTCTGGGCTTATCCTTCGGGATGCTGCATGATGTGGTCTTCTATGGCCGCATTCTGGGGGCACATTCCTTTGCCATGGGCTTATCTGCCTACCTGATCGGACTGATATTCCAGATTCCCCGCGCGCCGCTGCCTCTGATGATGACAGCGGTGCTGCTGGGCAGCCTGCTGAAGGACAGTATTCTTTTTGCCATTTATAATGTATTTAATCTAAGCCAGGAGCCTTACAATTGGGCGCTACTACATCATATGCTGCCTACTATGCTGATTCATTTTGCTGCAGGCCTGCTTCTCTACATTCCGCTCCGGCGCCAGCTGGAGCTGCTGAAGAAAGAGACGCTTGATGAGGAAGCTGCCTAA
- the mreC gene encoding rod shape-determining protein MreC — MFKLFNNKRLFILLITLVTFIVLMGFSLGQRKTLSWPENFLRDTTGFVQKLFYKPAGYVAGFFQDIGTLNELAEENQRLKILAAQYARDKAQFNFIKAKNEQYEKDLQFTKAQKNMYKYEYLISNVVSVTTEPGNNTLVIDLGAKDGIRLNMSVTSIEGLVGVISNVSNFTSTVKLMTMMDINDPNSQPPIAATAVNKEGKTFGMIESYDQQTGMLLMNKIPVGDPIAKDDIIISSGIGGRYPRGVPIGTVEEVKVGQYGFTSTAIIKPAAGFQDWKELFVVYTEERVE, encoded by the coding sequence TTGTTTAAGCTGTTTAACAATAAACGACTGTTTATATTGCTGATTACGCTGGTCACGTTTATCGTTCTGATGGGCTTCAGCCTGGGGCAGAGAAAGACCCTGTCCTGGCCGGAGAACTTCCTCAGGGATACGACCGGATTCGTACAGAAATTGTTCTACAAGCCCGCTGGATACGTAGCGGGCTTCTTCCAAGATATCGGAACTCTGAATGAGCTGGCCGAAGAGAACCAGCGGCTTAAGATTTTGGCTGCGCAGTACGCCCGGGATAAGGCGCAATTTAATTTCATTAAAGCCAAGAATGAACAATATGAAAAGGATCTTCAATTCACTAAAGCTCAAAAGAACATGTATAAATATGAATATCTGATCTCCAATGTGGTCAGTGTAACGACAGAACCGGGCAATAATACACTTGTTATTGATTTGGGTGCGAAAGATGGCATTAGACTGAATATGTCCGTAACTTCTATCGAGGGGCTTGTAGGAGTTATAAGTAATGTAAGTAACTTCACCTCTACGGTGAAGCTGATGACAATGATGGATATCAACGACCCGAACTCACAGCCTCCTATAGCGGCAACCGCTGTTAACAAGGAAGGCAAGACCTTTGGGATGATTGAGAGCTATGATCAGCAGACCGGAATGCTGCTGATGAACAAAATTCCCGTAGGCGATCCGATTGCCAAGGATGATATCATTATCTCATCGGGTATTGGAGGACGATATCCTCGCGGTGTGCCTATCGGCACGGTGGAAGAAGTCAAGGTAGGGCAGTACGGGTTCACCTCTACAGCGATTATCAAGCCAGCGGCAGGATTCCAGGACTGGAAGGAACTCTTCGTTGTCTATACGGAGGAGCGTGTAGAATAG
- a CDS encoding rod shape-determining protein: MLGGFTKDLGIDLGTANTLVYVRGKGIVVREPSVVAINTDTKTIEAVGESAKKMIGRTPGNIRAIRPMKDGVIADFDTTATMIKYFIRQAQKQRSMFQRHPNVMVCVPSGITAVEQRAVEDATKQAGAREAYIIEEPFAAAIGADLPVWEPTGSMVVDIGGGTTEVAVISLGGIVTSRSVRVAGDDADESIIQYIKRQYNLMIGERTSEQLKMDVGSALPLEKAETMEIRGRDLVTGLPKTLTVTSDEICEALSDTVNAIVEAVKVTLEKCPPELAADIMDRGIVLTGGGALLRNLDKLLARETGMPVIVAENPLDCVAIGTGKALENIHLFKSRSSSGFRSKR; encoded by the coding sequence ATGTTAGGTGGTTTTACGAAAGACTTAGGAATTGACTTGGGGACAGCGAATACGCTTGTCTACGTGCGCGGTAAAGGGATCGTTGTCAGAGAGCCGTCCGTGGTAGCCATTAATACTGATACTAAGACGATTGAAGCGGTAGGGGAATCTGCCAAAAAAATGATCGGACGCACACCGGGCAACATCCGTGCTATCCGTCCAATGAAGGATGGGGTCATTGCCGATTTCGATACTACGGCAACCATGATCAAATATTTCATCCGCCAGGCCCAGAAGCAGCGCTCGATGTTCCAGCGCCATCCGAATGTTATGGTCTGTGTACCTTCCGGAATTACTGCCGTTGAACAGCGTGCGGTAGAGGATGCCACGAAGCAGGCCGGAGCGCGGGAAGCCTATATTATCGAGGAGCCTTTTGCAGCTGCCATCGGTGCAGATCTTCCTGTATGGGAGCCAACCGGAAGTATGGTTGTAGATATCGGCGGCGGAACTACCGAGGTGGCGGTGATCTCACTCGGCGGTATTGTTACCAGCCGTTCTGTACGTGTGGCAGGGGATGATGCGGATGAATCTATCATTCAATACATCAAGCGCCAGTACAATCTCATGATCGGTGAACGTACCTCCGAGCAGCTCAAGATGGATGTGGGCTCTGCCCTGCCGCTGGAGAAGGCCGAGACGATGGAGATCCGCGGACGAGATCTGGTAACCGGCCTGCCGAAGACGCTGACCGTTACCTCCGATGAAATTTGTGAAGCTCTGTCTGATACCGTGAATGCCATTGTTGAAGCTGTGAAGGTTACGCTGGAGAAATGTCCACCGGAGCTGGCTGCCGATATTATGGACCGCGGCATTGTGCTTACGGGTGGCGGCGCGCTTCTGCGCAACCTGGACAAGCTGCTGGCGCGTGAGACCGGAATGCCAGTAATCGTGGCTGAGAATCCGCTGGACTGTGTAGCAATCGGCACAGGCAAGGCGTTGGAGAATATCCACCTGTTCAAGAGCCGCAGCAGTTCAGGCTTCCGCTCCAAACGCTAG
- the radC gene encoding DNA repair protein RadC, protein MESQSFMLRDLPHEERPRERMMHYGAESLSQAELLAILLRTGAHRESAIHIAQRLLSHAGGLRGLADLSIEELTTINGIGPAKAVQLKAGIELGRRMANSRLTEPVIIRSPQDAAEILTEQLRYLQKEHFICLFLNTKNHVIAQETLSMGSLNASIVHPREVFRAAMKCSSAAIICAHNHPSGDPTPSPEDISLTSRLMQAGEIVGIDVLDHLVIGDSSYVSLKEKGYM, encoded by the coding sequence ATGGAGTCGCAATCATTTATGCTGCGTGACCTCCCCCATGAAGAACGACCACGAGAGCGCATGATGCATTATGGGGCGGAATCATTAAGTCAGGCGGAGCTTCTGGCTATTCTGCTGCGCACAGGTGCGCACCGTGAATCAGCCATTCATATCGCCCAGCGGCTCTTGAGCCATGCAGGCGGTCTCCGCGGACTGGCGGATCTGAGTATTGAAGAATTGACAACAATCAACGGCATCGGCCCCGCCAAGGCCGTGCAACTCAAAGCAGGCATAGAGCTGGGAAGACGCATGGCGAATTCCCGGCTTACCGAACCGGTCATTATCCGCAGTCCCCAGGACGCGGCGGAGATTCTGACCGAACAGCTGCGTTATTTGCAGAAGGAGCATTTTATCTGCCTGTTCCTGAATACGAAGAATCATGTTATTGCGCAGGAAACATTGTCCATGGGTAGCCTTAATGCCTCCATTGTGCATCCCCGCGAGGTGTTCCGGGCAGCCATGAAATGCAGCAGCGCAGCTATTATATGCGCACATAATCATCCGAGCGGTGATCCTACGCCGAGCCCTGAAGACATCTCCCTGACCTCCAGGCTGATGCAGGCAGGCGAGATTGTCGGAATCGATGTGCTCGATCACCTGGTTATCGGAGACAGCAGCTATGTAAGTTTGAAAGAAAAAGGGTATATGTAA
- a CDS encoding nucleoside triphosphate pyrophosphatase: MELDNNTRHIILASGSPRRRELLASLGLPFEVLSSDADESTPPEWSPEAIVRNLALRKAEAVIPVAGDRDAVIIGSDTIVVLDEMVLGKPADEQDSARMLGMLQGRTHQVYTGVACIGPAEGRTLVDHRVTSVTMRAMSEEEISAYIATGEPADKAGSYAIQGLGATLVEEIEGCYFNVVGLPLSLLSGMLSGFGISVLNR, from the coding sequence GTGGAGCTTGACAACAACACACGGCATATTATTCTGGCCTCAGGCTCGCCGCGGCGGCGTGAACTGTTAGCCTCGCTTGGCCTGCCCTTCGAGGTGCTGTCCAGCGATGCTGATGAGAGTACGCCGCCTGAATGGAGCCCTGAAGCTATTGTACGGAACCTGGCCCTGCGTAAGGCAGAAGCCGTGATTCCTGTTGCCGGAGACCGGGATGCCGTTATTATCGGCAGCGACACGATTGTTGTGCTTGACGAAATGGTGCTCGGCAAGCCGGCGGACGAACAGGACAGCGCCAGAATGCTGGGCATGCTGCAAGGCCGGACGCATCAGGTATACACCGGGGTGGCCTGCATCGGTCCCGCAGAGGGACGTACCCTGGTAGATCATAGGGTAACCTCTGTAACTATGAGAGCAATGAGCGAAGAGGAAATCTCCGCTTACATAGCGACCGGGGAGCCTGCCGACAAAGCCGGCTCTTACGCGATACAAGGACTGGGCGCCACCCTGGTGGAAGAAATTGAAGGCTGCTATTTTAATGTGGTCGGTCTGCCGCTGTCACTGCTAAGCGGCATGTTGTCCGGGTTTGGCATTTCGGTGCTGAACCGGTAA
- a CDS encoding DUF4321 domain-containing protein — protein MKKKNVGTLLLFLILGWLAGAWIAKLLEPVQALSFLTASTVLKWSPQADLDIITYDITIHLKLCLLSLAGIITAVWLYRRL, from the coding sequence ATGAAGAAGAAAAATGTAGGAACACTGCTGTTATTTCTTATTCTGGGCTGGCTGGCTGGAGCCTGGATTGCCAAGCTGCTGGAACCTGTACAAGCTCTGTCTTTTCTTACAGCCTCGACTGTCCTCAAGTGGTCGCCGCAAGCCGATTTGGACATCATAACCTATGACATTACAATCCATTTGAAACTGTGCCTGCTCAGTCTTGCCGGTATCATTACAGCCGTATGGCTGTACCGCAGACTGTAG